The DNA region AACATGATTAGAACAACATGTTTTGTGAATCAATGATTTTGTACTCCTTTTTTTGAATATATTACTAGGAAGTAAATATCCCCTTGGAGAGAAAGCTTATTTCGTATACGATGATCTTCAGAGATATGAATTTTAAATGCCCTTAACTTCTTTTGATAAGGTGTTTTCCATTATCATAAAGTAATATAGAATAAAATTTCATTGTTTATTTAAAATTGAATGGAGCAAAACGCGTACAAATCTCTCTCCTGAAAAAATAAATGAATAGCTAACTCAAACTATGAAGTAATCTATATTCAATTTCATTCCACCCATCATCTTTCTTTTCCTTCTATTTagataaaataaaaaatccaTATTCATTTTATCCTAAAATattcaaacaataaaataaatCTCTATTTTATTTCTCTTAATTTCATCAAGCTACTCTTCATTCTACcctcttaattttaaaatatcaaatagtctaaaaataataaaataaaatctCTATTTTATTTCTCTTAATTTTATTCCGCTATACTTCATTCTACCCTCTTACTTTTAAACTATCAAAGAATCTAAAGATAGCAAGTACAAGTAGACCAAGTCCAAGGAAAAAGAGAAGTTATCAAGAAACACACTAAAAGAACTTGGAATTTCAATTTGAAGAACTCAAATGGCCCAATATTTATAATTTCATGAACCAACCCAATAgtttaaaataataataaataccATTTGAATTGGTTCATGAATTTCCAAATGAGTCTTCAAGAGTAAGCAAAGTGACAGTGTAGTCTATAACTcgctcacaatcactcaccatcAATTCAACACCCTACTTCAATTCCAATCACTATGAAAACgacaaccaccaccaccacaactAGTGTCGTTCCCCCATCAACGACAGAAGTAATCGACGTCGAATCATTTCATCTCCCTCCGACCACCACCAAAACCTCCACCCCCGTCGTCATCGACCTTTCCGACGGAGAAGACGACGATGAAGTAAGGATACTCAATTTCGTTCCGAAAATCAATCCTTTTCGAAAACGACAAAGGATCAACGTCGAAAAAGGCGAGTCTTCGTCTGCTAATGCTAATAAAAACGTCGTGCCGTTTATCTGCGAAATCTGCACGGAAACAAAAACTGCGAACGACGCTTTCTTCATCAGCGGTTGTTCTCATGCGTACTGCTCTGATTGCGTGGCTTTGTACGTAAGTTCGAAGCTGGAGGATAATGTGATCAACGTCAGGTGTCCTGTTTCTGGTTGCAGTGGTTTGTTGGAAGCTGAGGATTGTCGTTCTATTCTTCCAGTGGAGGTTTTCGATCGGTGGGGGAAGGCGGCGTGTGAGGCGTTGTTTGATGTATCTGAGAAATTCTATTGTCCTTATGCAGATTGTTCTGCTCTTTTGATCAATGATGGGACGGAGGCTGTTCAGTTTTCGGAGTGTCCGAATTGTAGGAAGATGTTTTGTGCTCAATGTAAGGTTCCGTGGCACGATGGGATCGAATGCAGCGAGTTCCAGAAGCTGAACGCGGACGAGAGAGGGAAAGATGATGTTATGCTGATGCGGCTCGCGAAGGATATGAATTGGAGGAGATGCCCTAATTGTAGGTTCTATGTTGCGAAATCGGAAGGTTGCTTGTTCATGAAATGCAGGTGATTTTCTTACATTACTAGtgctattattattattatcaataTCTAAACTTTATTATGCTGTGTTATGCTTGTATTATGCTGTAAATGTAATTGTGTCAATGCTTCATATTTTTTGAAAATGGAACTATTATGCTATAAGGGTTATGTTGAATTTATGGGTGATAATTAATTGATGATAGAAAACAACCACATGAGaatttgatgaaatgcatgtaGAATATATAGATCAAAATTGGATGTTTATTGTATCGGATAACAGAAACATTTGGTTTAGCAGGAAGGGGGTATTCAAAATATCTTGTGGTAAGGGAAGGTAATTCATTGTTTCTCCTCTGTTTTGAGTTTGTCAAATTCTGTACAAGTCGTTGAAAAGGGTCATTTATGGCATCAATGTTTTGAAGTAGTGATAATAGTGGCAATAGCGCTATTGTGTAGCGGAATTTGAACAAGTCACTATTGTTTTGTGATACGCTATTTGCATTGTCCGATGTCGTATAGTGGCAGTTTAGCTGTATGTATAGCTCTGTAGCATCGCGGATCTAAACATACGGCTATTTCCCGCGATATGACGGATCTAAACAAACGGCTATTTCCCGCGATATGGTGGATCTAAACAAACGGCTATTTCCCGCGATATGGCGGATCTAAACTAACGGCTATTTCCCGCGATATGGCGGATCTAAACAAACGGCTATTTCCCGCAATATGCGATTGACAAACATTGTACGACATTGTGGGTAGTTTCTCGTTTTTAATTGAGGACATTCCCAGAGCAATTTTGTTCAAGGTCTTGATTTGATGCGACACTTTTAACTTTGTTTGGCAGCAAGTTTTGAAATTGTGGACTGTGGTTGTATTGCAGTCCAATTCGTTGTTAAATAGCCGCTATGGCGGCGCTATACCACTATAGCATAGTGGAATTCAGAAAAACCGCGATTGTCTATTTAGTACAAAATGTTGTCAATAGCAGCTATAGCAGCATTATAGCACTACTGCATGGCTGAGTTTAAAAATTTGCTATCTGCAATTGACAACCCTGCTTGGTATTACGGAAAATTGCGGTCAAATGGAACCTTAATCCCTATAGTGTTGCAGTAATATGACATAAAATCTTTGAAGTCGTGATCAAAATTCTTGATTGCATACCGTTTTTTGTAAAATTCTGTTGGGATCTTCTGCAACTTACTGATTGATAGTCAAGATAAAATAACAGATGCTTCTTTTCTATTATATTTAACAAATCCCCTTTTTTAGAGATATTAAAAATTTGACAGTAAATGTTGGCTTCGCTTTCATGTGCTCAGTGACGGATCCAAAAATTCCATCTTGGGCAGACAATACTCGAATACATAAAATACTCATTTATTTTACTTTCTTCATTTTACCTATCCTTCACATGTTCTATTTTATTCCACTTTCTGCATCCCATTTATTTCCTTCATTTGTCATGAGTCATGGCAGATTTCATGTATCTCTTATTACTAGGGAATTCTCTGTCAGAGATTATTGTTTTCAGTTAGTTTATTATGGTCATGTAAATCTGTTATCTGGCTTTTTCACTACTTTCTTTTATGTCTTTGTGTTTGCCTTCATTACAGAACACTTACAAGTTATTACCTTGTAAAGGGTTGATAGTCATCGCATAATACAAAGCTCTCTAAAGCACAACATTCATGCATATGATTCGAGTCGATTTATCTGGATTCGTGAATTGATGTTTGAATTTTCTTTTATTTTGACTTGCAGGTGTGGAATTGCCTTCTGTTACAACTGTGGAGTTCGTAACAATAATCGTAGCAGTCATTATTGCAACAACTGTAGGCACTAACCACATTTTTCATTGTGCATGTAAAATATTAGAACAGTGTATCTTTATCGGTAAGAGTCTATGGCTGCATAGTTCCTATTTATCTTTAGCGCAATACTTGCAATTGAAGCAAGTTGTGTTATTCTGCATAGACAGTGATATCCTTATGAACAATGTCCTGAGATTTAGGCATCTGAAGCACTTCTGTGACTTGTCGGTGATCAAAACATCAATGATAATGAGGATGCTACCTTCTGTATTCTTGTGTATGAACATCATTTGTCACACCATAATGTTCTTCTCAAAAAGCTACCATCTGTATGCTTGTGTATGAACATCATTTATCACAATAATGTTCTTTCTAAATTCTACCTTATGTTTGTATGTGCATGATGAACATCATTTGTCACACCATAATGTTCTTCTGAAAACAACTTTTTACATAAATTACTTGCATATTTCCATCACATTCAAAATGAAGAAGCACCCTTTTTATTCCTCAATCATCTAGCAGTGATTTTAAATGTATTCTTTAAAATGGCTGTCAATCACAATGACTCAAGTTTTGCTACAATTTGtaaacaatatatatatatatatatatatatatatatatatatatatatatatatatatatatatatatatatatatatatatatatatatat from Lathyrus oleraceus cultivar Zhongwan6 chromosome 1, CAAS_Psat_ZW6_1.0, whole genome shotgun sequence includes:
- the LOC127136282 gene encoding E3 ubiquitin-protein ligase RSL1 gives rise to the protein MKTTTTTTTTSVVPPSTTEVIDVESFHLPPTTTKTSTPVVIDLSDGEDDDEVRILNFVPKINPFRKRQRINVEKGESSSANANKNVVPFICEICTETKTANDAFFISGCSHAYCSDCVALYVSSKLEDNVINVRCPVSGCSGLLEAEDCRSILPVEVFDRWGKAACEALFDVSEKFYCPYADCSALLINDGTEAVQFSECPNCRKMFCAQCKVPWHDGIECSEFQKLNADERGKDDVMLMRLAKDMNWRRCPNCRFYVAKSEGCLFMKCRCGIAFCYNCGVRNNNRSSHYCNNCRH